Proteins from one Telopea speciosissima isolate NSW1024214 ecotype Mountain lineage chromosome 1, Tspe_v1, whole genome shotgun sequence genomic window:
- the LOC122642135 gene encoding pentatricopeptide repeat-containing protein At1g12300, mitochondrial-like — MKSFSRVGKVDEVLRLFRQMKEGPCYPNVLCHNTVLNCLAAANRFHALRAVLEEMYFSGVIPNVSTFNILVKAYSCHSYQFNLAFRVLDEMSSVGCNPDVITYSTLITGLSRAGRIIDIEAVIEMMLDRNCDPNVYTFAPILKAHCERGDVKAAETLIETMRVSNCLQNSLVHNIWIDALCKSGRFDEVELIFKEGTSKGWKPSTISYNTYMNALCKGGKADEAYRALELMMGNGLYPTVVTMSILLDSLCHASKVFEAKKVLDLSFHFDWEVSLVSYNIVMNTLCKIGHWRSVMMLLVDMLKKGVCPNTRTYNIVVHSLCEAKKLMEAEYLVECKGFSADVVTYNTLLNGYCKTGNLSEVNNLYHRMTIMEKIDPDIFTYNILIEIHCKKGKIKDAVDIFGEAHLKGFLPDLVAYSTFIDGCLKNGLLDKGLQLLDRMLEQGLVPNIAVQESFVRAFCKKNSSHVWISVEKLLGRR, encoded by the coding sequence ATGAAGTCTTTCAGTCGGGTCGGCAAGGTAGATGAAGTTCTTAGGCTCTTCCGTCAGATGAAAGAAGGTCCGTGCTATCCCAACGTTCTCTGTCACAACACCGTGCTTAATTGCCTCGCTGCTGCGAATCGCTTTCATGCGCTTCGTGCGGTTTTGGAGGAGATGTACTTTTCCGGTGTAATTCCCAATGTCTCCACCTTCAACATCTTGGTCAAGGCGTATTCCTGTCATTCCTATCAGTTCAATTTGGCTTTCCGTGTCCTGGATGAGATGTCCTCTGTGGGTTGCAATCCAGATGTGATTACTTACTCGACCTTGATTACTGGTCTTTCTAGAGCAGGAAGAATTATAGATATAGAAGCTGTAATAGAGATGATGCTCGATCGGAACTGTGATCCGAATGTTTATACGTTTGCTCCTATTTTGAAAGCTCACTGTGAGAGAGGAGATGTCAAAGCTGCAGAAACACTGATTGAGACGATGCGGGTGAGCAATTGTCTTCAGAATTCTCTAGTTCACAACATCTGGATTGATGCACTTTGCAAAAGTGGGCGTTTTGATGAGGTTGAGTTGATCTTTAAGGAAGGCACATCGAAAGGTTGGAAGCCTAGCACTATCAGTTATAACACCTACATGAATGCACTTTGTAAAGGGGGCAAGGCTGATGAAGCTTACAGAGCATTAGAACTTATGATGGGCAATGGACTATATCCTACTGTTGTGACCATGAGTATACTTCTTGATTCCCTCTGCCATGCTTCAAAGGTTTTTGAGGCAAAGAAAGTTTTGGACCTGAGTTTCCATTTTGATTGGGAAGTCAGTTTGGTAAGTTACAATATTGTGATGAATACATTATGTAAGATCGGTCACTGGCGGAGTGTTATGATGCTATTAGTTGACATGTTAAAGAAGGGAGTTTGTCCGAATACTAGGACTTATAATATTGTGGTTCATAGCCTTTGTGAAGCTAAAAAGCTGATGGAAGCGGAATATTTGGTTGAGTGCAAAGGTTTCAGTGCTGATGTTGTGACTTATAACACGTTATTGAATGGGTATTGCAAGACAGGAAATTTATCTGAAGTAAATAATTTGTATCATAGAATGACAATCATGGAAAAGATTGATCCCGATATTTTTACATACAACATTCTGATTGAGATTCACtgtaaaaagggaaaaattaaGGATGCTGTGGATATCTTTGGCGAGGCTCATCTCAAAGGTTTCTTGCCAGATCTTGTTGCATACTCCACTTTCATTGATGGTTGTCTTAAGAATGGTCTACTCGACAAGGGGCTGCAGCTGCTGGATAGAATGCTAGAGCAGGGACTTGTTCCTAATATTGCTGTTCAGGAGTCATTTGTTAGGGCATTTTGTAAGAAAAACTCGTCGCATGTTTGGATATCTGTTGAGAAATTACTTGGGAGGAGGTAG
- the LOC122644905 gene encoding thaumatin-like protein: MMPTVSRFLPFLFCLFISLPLTNAIQLILVNNCNESVWPGVLGTAGQPSPGDGGFLLNRGEEVVIDAPEKWSGRIWGRQGCYFDANGKGSCETGDCAGLLHCRGTGGVPPATVVEMTLGTSASPLHFYDVSLVDGFNLPVSMIPVGGNGGGGVGCGVAACELDLNVCCPSALEVKKGGKVVGCKSACLAMKSAKYCCTGDYANPKTCQPSLFAHLFKAICPRAYSYAFDDSSSLHKCRAARYVITFCPPT; the protein is encoded by the exons ATGATGCCAACAGTCTCAcgcttccttcccttccttttctgCCTTTTCATCTCCCTCCCCTTAACAA ATGCAATCCAACTCATCTTGGTGAATAACTGCAATGAGAGCGTTTGGCCTGGGGTCCTTGGTACCGCAGGTCAACCATCTCCTGGGGACGGCGGCTTTCTTCTCAACAGGGGTGAGGAGGTTGTTATTGATGCGCCAGAGAAGTGGTCCGGTAGAATTTGGGGCAGGCAAGGTTGTTACTTTGATGCAAACGGCAAAGGCTCTTGTGAGACTGGAGACTGTGCTGGCTTGTTACATTGCAGGGGCACAGGAGGGGTGCCACCCGCTACGGTGGTTGAGATGACTCTTGGCACCTCCGCATCTCCTCTGCATTTCTATGATGTGAGTTTAGTGGATGGTTTTAATCTCCCAGTTTCCATGATACCCGTtggtggtaatggtggtggtggtgttgggtGCGGCGTCGCAGCTTGTGAGTTGGACTTGAACGTTTGCTGCCCATCGGCATTGGAGGTGAAGAAAGGGGGAAAGGTGGTGGGTTGCAAGAGTGCTTGCTTGGCCATGAAATCCGCAAAATATTGCTGCACAGGGGACTATGCCAATCCTAAAACTTGTCAGCCCTCGCTTTTTGCTCATCTCTTCAAGGCCATCTGCCCAAGGGCCTATAGCTACGCCTTCGATGACTCTTCAAGCCTTCACAAATGTAGGGCAGCACGTTACGTTATCACCTTCTGCCCTCCCACTTGA
- the LOC122642044 gene encoding transcription factor PCL1-like gives MGEESPMNDYEGGLGGGGDDDDEVQEWEAGLPSADDLTPLSQSLIPMELALAFSISPEPCRSVLDVNRASQNTLSSLCRQSQPLSSSHLGSLPSFADGPSHDPLVVEGDENEPESATHDSSDARKVRRLDTAEESDSALPNDNSNNNNDDQSARTLKRPRLVWTPQLHKRFVDVVAHLGIKNAVPKTIMQLMNVEGLTRENVASHLQKYRLYLKRLQGLSNEGPSSLDHLFASSPVPPPMPYPAPLLPMPVLGVAHGHGHTRMPVGNPPAPPPTYHGFDSHHSYNNMFRERQQQRD, from the exons ATGGGGGAAGAATCGCCGATGAACGACTACGAAGGAGGCCTTGGAGGCGGAGGAGACGACGACGACGAGGTCCAGGAATGGGAAGCTGGACTGCCCAGTGCAGACGATCTCACACCCTTATCTCAGTCTCTGATCCCTATGGAGCTCGCCTTGGCTTTTAGTATATCCCCAGAGCCCTGTCGAAGCGTGCTCGATGTGAATCGCGCCTCGCAGAATACTCTATCCAGCCTCTGCCGCCAGTCTCAGCCTTTATCCTCCAGCCACCTAGGGTCTTTACCTTCCTTCGCCGATGGCCCAAGTCATGACCCTTTGGTCGTTGAAGGTGACGAAAATGAACCTGAGAGTGCCACTCACGACAGCTCCGATGCTCGTAAAGTAAGGAGACTCGACACCGCTGAAGAGTCAGATTCGGCTTTGCCAAACGATAATTCTAACAATAATAATGACGATCAGTCTGCTCGGACCTTGAAAAGGCCCCGATTAGTGTGGACTCCGCAGCTTCACAAGCGATTCGTCGATGTTGTCGCGCATCTGGGTATTAAGAACGCCGTGCCCAAGACCATCATGCAACTCATGAACGTGGAGGGTCTAACCCGAGAGAACGTCGCCAGCCATCTCCAGAAGTATCGTTTGTACCTGAAGAGGCTGCAAGGCTTGTCCAACGAGGGCCCCTCTTCTTTGGATCATCTCTTCGCATCATCCCCTG TGCCTCCTCCGATGCCATATCCTGCGCCTTTGCTGCCAATGCCGGTACTTGGTGTCGCCCATGGTCATGGCCATACGAGGATGCCCGTCGGTAATCCACCAGCCCCTCCTCCTACCTATCATGGCTTCGACTCGCATCATTCCTATAACAACATGTTTCGTGAGCGGCAGCAGCAGCGAGATTGA